The DNA region GGCTCATGGGCGCCACGGTCGATCCCGGCGCGCACGCAGTAATGCCGCATGGCCTCGACGTGATCGGCGTTCATGTGCGCGACCATGGGCGTCTCCTGATCGCGGGCAAACGGATTCGCCAGTGTCAGCCGCGACGCCTCCAGCCAGTGGATCTCGCCGAAACCGCCGATGTAACGCGCGCGCACCATATTCAGTCCGTAAAAGTCGAAGTCGTGGGTCGCGTGATAATCACGCGCTTCGGGAAAAAATTCGTAATAGCGCGCCGCGACATCGTCCGCCGCCTCCGGGCGCAAGCGCGCGGCATTGGCCAGCAGAGTGAGACGCGCTGCGGCCTGCACGTCGTCTTTTTCATCTTCCGTGACGATTAGCGAGACTTTAGCATTGGCGTCGATGTTGCGGGTGTGCTGCGCGATGCGGCTGATCAGGATCACGGGCGCGCCCGCACGATCCAGGCAATACGGCACGACGCTGCCGAACGGATAGCCGGGCGCCTCGACCGAATGCG from Gammaproteobacteria bacterium includes:
- a CDS encoding HugZ family protein, with the protein product HSVEAPGYPFGSVVPYCLDRAGAPVILISRIAQHTRNIDANAKVSLIVTEDEKDDVQAAARLTLLANAARLRPEAADDVAARYYEFFPEARDYHATHDFDFYGLNMVRARYIGGFGEIHWLEASRLTLANPFARDQETPMVAHMNADHVEAMRHYCVRAGIDRGAHEPAMAGVDAEGFHLRLGARIERFEFAQAVNTPGAVRAALVALARDHRPKNFY